A single window of Sporosarcina sp. 6E9 DNA harbors:
- a CDS encoding helix-turn-helix domain-containing protein: MKVCPYLESCFEILGRRWNGLIIHYLSNCSDYTAHFSDMKRDLNAITPRSLSLKLTELAAYDLVEKKVSKGTPITITYHLSEKGQQLASALQPIQAWAQQHIEIDLANHK, translated from the coding sequence ATTAAAGTATGTCCCTATTTAGAATCTTGCTTTGAGATATTAGGAAGACGGTGGAACGGACTTATCATTCATTATTTATCGAATTGTTCCGACTATACCGCTCACTTTTCAGACATGAAGCGCGATCTGAATGCTATAACGCCCCGGTCGCTTTCGTTGAAATTGACCGAACTTGCAGCGTATGACTTGGTCGAAAAAAAGGTGTCAAAAGGAACGCCCATCACAATAACTTATCATCTATCCGAAAAAGGACAGCAACTAGCCTCGGCTTTACAACCAATACAAGCGTGGGCGCAACAACATATAGAAATAGATTTAGCCAACCATAAATAA
- the ahpF gene encoding alkyl hydroperoxide reductase subunit F, translating into MLLEPDIKAQLAQYLEMMENDVLLKVSTGSDNVSNVMNGLMDELSSMSPRIKVEKTELERTPSFSVNRIGEDTGVTFAGIPLGHEFTSLVLALLQVSGRAPKVDQNLIDQVKNLEGEYHFESYISLSCQNCPEVVQALNVMSVLNPNITHTMIDGAAFKEEVESKKIMAVPTVFLNGEEFSGGRISLAEILAKMGSAPDASEFENKEPYDVLVVGGGPAGASAAIYAARKGIRTGIVADRFGGQILDTATIENFISVNRTEGPKLAANLEEHVKEYDVDVMNLQRAKRLEKNDMIEIELENGAVLKSKSVILSTGARWRDIGVPGEAEFRNKGVAYCPHCDGPLFEGKDIAVVGGGNSGIEAAIDLAGIVKHVTVLEFASELKADSVLQDRLHSLPNVTVLKNVQTKEITGTDSVNGVTYIDRETNEEHHIEISGIFIQIGLVPNTDWLGDSVERNKFGEIVADKRGATNVPGVFAAGDCSDSAHKQIIISMGSGATAALSAFDYLVRN; encoded by the coding sequence ATCTTGTTAGAACCAGATATAAAAGCACAATTAGCCCAGTATCTTGAAATGATGGAGAACGATGTGCTGCTAAAAGTTAGCACGGGATCTGATAATGTTTCGAATGTCATGAACGGATTAATGGACGAGTTATCCAGCATGTCACCACGCATTAAAGTTGAAAAAACTGAATTAGAAAGAACACCAAGTTTTAGTGTAAACCGTATCGGCGAGGATACCGGCGTCACTTTTGCTGGAATTCCACTCGGACATGAATTTACATCATTAGTACTTGCTTTGTTACAAGTAAGTGGTCGCGCTCCGAAAGTCGATCAAAATCTTATCGACCAAGTGAAAAATCTTGAAGGCGAATATCATTTTGAATCATACATCAGCTTAAGCTGTCAAAACTGTCCTGAAGTTGTCCAAGCACTTAACGTGATGAGTGTTCTTAACCCAAACATTACGCATACGATGATTGATGGGGCGGCATTTAAAGAAGAAGTCGAAAGTAAAAAGATCATGGCTGTTCCAACAGTATTTTTAAATGGCGAAGAATTCTCAGGTGGTCGTATATCACTGGCAGAAATCCTAGCTAAAATGGGAAGTGCGCCAGATGCTTCGGAATTTGAAAATAAAGAACCATATGACGTCCTCGTTGTCGGCGGAGGACCTGCAGGTGCAAGTGCGGCAATTTATGCAGCACGTAAAGGCATCCGTACAGGAATTGTTGCAGATCGTTTTGGTGGACAGATTTTAGATACAGCTACAATTGAAAACTTTATCAGTGTGAATCGCACGGAAGGTCCTAAATTGGCTGCAAACCTAGAAGAACACGTGAAAGAGTATGACGTCGATGTGATGAACTTACAGCGTGCGAAACGTTTGGAAAAGAATGACATGATTGAAATCGAATTGGAAAACGGTGCTGTTTTAAAGAGTAAATCCGTTATTCTATCAACAGGTGCACGTTGGAGAGATATTGGCGTCCCTGGCGAAGCTGAATTTAGAAACAAAGGCGTCGCATACTGTCCGCACTGTGATGGGCCGTTGTTTGAAGGCAAAGATATTGCTGTCGTTGGTGGCGGTAACTCTGGTATTGAAGCAGCGATTGACCTTGCTGGAATTGTAAAACATGTGACTGTTCTTGAGTTTGCGTCTGAGTTGAAAGCCGATTCTGTACTACAAGATCGTCTTCACAGCCTGCCAAACGTCACTGTTTTGAAAAATGTTCAAACGAAAGAAATTACGGGTACGGATAGTGTGAATGGTGTGACGTATATTGACCGTGAAACAAACGAAGAACATCATATCGAAATATCGGGTATATTTATCCAAATCGGTCTTGTACCAAATACAGACTGGTTAGGCGACTCAGTTGAACGCAATAAATTCGGTGAGATTGTTGCCGATAAACGCGGTGCAACAAATGTCCCTGGCGTATTTGCGGCAGGAGATTGCTCGGATAGTGCCCACAAACAAATCATTATTTCTATGGGGTCAGGTGCAACAGCTGCTTTGAGTGCGTTTGATTATCTTGTACGCAACTAA
- a CDS encoding DsbA family protein, which yields MESKNNMICDLETGVCGPAEDNANTMEFIDFSARKKSVELYYVTDPICSHCWALEPVLRKFVDQYGQYFNMHTLMGGLLEKWDGFADVSNGISSPADVAGHWREVGEHSRMPIDGTVWYDNPIESSFIPSRVYKVIQEKSPELANTFLRRAREELFAFNQNIAQDDILIDLVNQVGLNGEEIVHQSMLPEANTSLHEDFQLVRELGVRGFPTIVMVNKEQKGVRIVGALTLEDYTNALQQLLPGETLKSKKLSDLEPLLQQERLLFSREIEEYFSIEKDGVDEFIQKKLPQDAYEVKSILGEKYIQVK from the coding sequence ATGGAATCAAAGAATAATATGATTTGTGATTTAGAAACAGGCGTCTGTGGTCCAGCTGAAGACAATGCCAATACAATGGAGTTCATCGATTTTTCAGCACGGAAAAAATCAGTCGAGCTTTATTATGTAACTGATCCAATTTGTTCGCATTGCTGGGCATTAGAACCAGTTCTTCGGAAGTTTGTCGATCAATACGGGCAATACTTTAATATGCATACGTTAATGGGGGGCCTACTTGAAAAATGGGATGGCTTCGCAGACGTAAGCAACGGCATTTCTAGTCCTGCGGATGTTGCGGGTCACTGGAGAGAAGTTGGCGAACATTCGCGCATGCCAATCGACGGGACGGTTTGGTACGATAATCCAATCGAATCCTCTTTTATTCCATCTCGCGTTTATAAAGTCATTCAAGAAAAAAGTCCTGAACTGGCCAATACATTTTTACGCCGTGCTCGAGAAGAACTTTTCGCTTTCAATCAAAACATTGCACAAGATGATATATTGATCGATCTTGTCAATCAGGTTGGACTTAACGGAGAAGAAATTGTTCATCAATCAATGCTTCCTGAAGCAAATACTTCATTACACGAAGACTTTCAACTTGTGCGTGAGTTAGGTGTTCGCGGATTCCCAACAATCGTCATGGTCAACAAAGAACAAAAAGGGGTTCGGATTGTTGGTGCACTAACTTTAGAAGATTACACGAATGCACTTCAACAATTACTACCAGGTGAAACGTTAAAATCAAAGAAACTTTCCGACTTAGAACCATTACTGCAACAGGAAAGGTTATTATTTTCACGTGAAATTGAAGAATACTTTTCAATCGAAAAAGATGGGGTAGACGAATTTATACAGAAAAAATTACCGCAAGATGCTTACGAAGTCAAAAGCATACTTGGTGAAAAATATATTCAGGTAAAATAA
- a CDS encoding pirin family protein, translating to MIKKLEASNHAQPFRGPFTITRIQPGEILGDETEDTAFGPLAIIDHAVMKKGLTIKMHEHVNDEILSYISSGVTHHKDSAGFEAPIARGKLMMMNAGESFWHEEKVKEDEVEMLQIFVRPSETNLPPKIQFHDKPTKNQDWYVMVGPVGSHAPLSVRQNVFILDAHPKIGEALEIPTYDGFAPFLYVMNGEIRIQNLTVGKQEAVTDLVNPLPPLVANEDTTLVLFFVNLEATMSMDGTISGLKK from the coding sequence TTGATAAAAAAACTTGAAGCTAGCAATCATGCACAACCATTCAGGGGTCCATTCACAATTACACGCATCCAACCAGGTGAAATCTTAGGGGATGAAACCGAAGATACTGCATTCGGACCGCTAGCGATCATTGATCATGCGGTTATGAAAAAAGGGCTAACGATTAAAATGCATGAACATGTCAACGATGAAATTTTAAGCTATATCTCCTCAGGGGTGACACACCATAAGGATTCTGCAGGTTTTGAAGCGCCGATTGCACGCGGAAAGTTAATGATGATGAATGCAGGAGAAAGTTTTTGGCATGAGGAAAAAGTAAAAGAAGATGAGGTAGAGATGCTTCAAATTTTCGTCCGTCCAAGTGAAACAAATCTTCCACCCAAAATTCAATTCCATGACAAGCCGACAAAGAACCAAGATTGGTATGTCATGGTGGGGCCTGTTGGAAGTCATGCACCACTTTCCGTTAGACAAAATGTCTTTATTTTGGACGCGCACCCTAAAATCGGAGAAGCGTTGGAAATCCCAACGTATGATGGCTTTGCCCCTTTTTTATATGTGATGAACGGAGAAATTAGAATCCAGAATCTCACAGTTGGTAAACAAGAAGCTGTAACCGATTTAGTCAATCCACTACCACCATTAGTTGCAAACGAAGACACGACACTTGTCTTGTTTTTTGTCAATCTGGAAGCAACAATGTCGATGGATGGGACAATTAGTGGACTTAAGAAATGA